From the genome of Bacteroidales bacterium, one region includes:
- the ispG gene encoding (E)-4-hydroxy-3-methylbut-2-enyl-diphosphate synthase yields MTENLVNISSMFSLWKPGIVQIGNIPLGGSFPVRIQSMTNTPTLDTDATVKQCIRMIEAGCELVRVTAQNLKEAENLAVIKKELRKAGFMIPLIADVHFNPAVALKAARIVEKVRINPGNYAEKRTLNTAYTNAGYKEEIEKIAQQLLPLLKVCKENGTAIRIGTNHGSLSGRIMDRYGDTPLGMAESAMEFVRICHDAGFQHLVLSMKSSNVRVMVEATRLLVHKMITENMMFPVHLGVTEAGNDLEGRMKSAAGIGTLLADGIGDTIRVSLTETPENEIPVARQIVSFFPKPKRTGKDLKQATELRFTSDFAYERRISSLVGNIGNGNAPVVLRELDAIHTIDELGHAEGNHGNWFAESEPDAGLGAIRYLIADPLQDHVFPHFSKQLSENDCVLVLKLTSPESIIKIRSIINELDRIEPKVPIILAFEDANTELSGFAIDAALRLSPLLNDGLCDGIFLRNKKIDPEKVNDVAFGLLQATRARITQTEYIACPGCGRTQYKLEEAFEKVKAATSHLKGLKIAVMGCIVNGPGEMADADYGYVGQGSGKVSIYKGKTPLMKNIAEDNAIDALISVIADHGQWVSP; encoded by the coding sequence ATGACAGAAAATCTGGTGAATATTTCTTCTATGTTTTCTTTGTGGAAGCCCGGCATAGTTCAGATCGGCAACATTCCTCTTGGTGGCAGTTTTCCGGTTCGCATCCAATCCATGACCAATACGCCAACTCTTGACACTGACGCAACAGTGAAGCAGTGCATTCGTATGATTGAAGCAGGTTGCGAACTTGTGAGAGTTACTGCGCAAAACCTTAAAGAAGCTGAAAATCTCGCTGTCATTAAAAAAGAGTTGCGAAAGGCAGGCTTCATGATTCCGTTGATAGCCGATGTGCATTTTAATCCTGCAGTTGCTTTGAAGGCTGCGCGTATTGTTGAGAAAGTGCGTATCAACCCGGGAAATTATGCTGAGAAGCGGACTTTGAACACGGCTTATACAAATGCCGGATATAAGGAAGAAATTGAAAAGATCGCCCAACAACTTCTTCCTCTGCTTAAGGTTTGCAAAGAAAACGGTACCGCCATCCGCATCGGAACCAATCATGGTTCGCTTTCGGGTCGTATCATGGATCGTTATGGCGATACGCCGTTAGGAATGGCTGAATCTGCTATGGAATTTGTGCGAATTTGCCATGATGCCGGATTCCAACACCTGGTATTGTCAATGAAATCGAGCAATGTGCGCGTAATGGTTGAAGCCACCCGTCTGCTGGTTCATAAAATGATCACCGAAAATATGATGTTTCCCGTTCATTTGGGCGTGACCGAAGCTGGCAATGATCTCGAAGGCAGAATGAAGTCAGCGGCTGGTATCGGCACATTGCTGGCCGATGGAATCGGTGATACAATCAGGGTTTCATTAACTGAGACTCCTGAAAATGAAATTCCTGTAGCAAGGCAGATTGTTTCGTTTTTCCCGAAACCAAAAAGAACTGGTAAGGATTTGAAGCAAGCAACAGAGCTGAGATTTACATCGGATTTTGCTTATGAACGCCGCATATCATCGCTTGTTGGTAATATTGGAAATGGAAACGCTCCGGTTGTACTTCGCGAACTAGACGCAATTCATACTATTGATGAACTTGGACATGCAGAAGGGAATCATGGAAACTGGTTCGCAGAAAGTGAACCTGATGCTGGTTTAGGCGCCATACGATATTTAATTGCTGATCCGCTGCAGGATCATGTATTCCCGCATTTCTCAAAACAGCTATCAGAAAATGATTGTGTATTGGTTCTGAAATTGACTTCGCCAGAGTCTATCATTAAGATTCGTTCAATCATTAATGAACTGGATAGGATCGAACCAAAAGTACCGATAATCCTGGCTTTTGAAGATGCAAACACTGAGCTGTCAGGTTTTGCAATTGATGCTGCCCTCCGTTTGTCGCCATTGTTAAACGATGGTTTGTGCGATGGTATTTTTCTGAGAAACAAAAAGATTGATCCCGAAAAAGTAAATGATGTAGCTTTTGGATTATTGCAGGCAACCCGCGCCCGGATCACACAAACGGAATACATAGCCTGCCCAGGTTGTGGTCGCACACAATACAAACTTGAAGAAGCGTTTGAAAAGGTAAAAGCGGCAACATCGCACCTGAAAGGCTTAAAAATTGCAGTAATGGGCTGCATCGTAAACGGGCCGGGCGAAATGGCCGATGCCGATTATGGTTATGTTGGACAGGGGAGCGGCAAAGTAAGTATTTATAAAGGCAAAACGCCTCTAATGAAGAACATTGCGGAAGATAATGCTATTGATGCGCTTATATCGGTAATCGCGGACCATGGTCAGTGGGTTTCTCCGTAA
- a CDS encoding diacylglycerol kinase family lipid kinase produces the protein MADESQHTEWFVIVNPNAGRRKGEKDWPEITRLLTAANIQFKSIFTQHRIHAIREARKFVEMGYRNIIVVGGDGTMNETVNGIFTQAKRPTDSVTVGMIPVGTGNDWCRMFGIPDDYQGAIDVIKKGMTFLQDVAWVKFMQGGLEKNRYFANMAGMGYDAMVAEKTNKQKDAGKAGPFSYFVNIFSSLFSFQEAQTEVFVDGQEVLKAPVFTMNVGVCKYNGGGMMQLPKAIPDDGNLDMTVITQLSRFRVMRSVRKLYDGSFIQLPQVKTFRGKSIIIDSKPEVYMEADGESLGHSPFKFGIVPKSLRVIVGKEMEVTEKPTDHGPRLPI, from the coding sequence GCCGGAAGGCGTAAGGGCGAGAAAGACTGGCCTGAAATCACAAGACTTCTCACAGCCGCCAATATACAATTCAAAAGTATATTCACCCAGCACCGTATCCATGCCATCCGTGAAGCCCGCAAGTTTGTTGAAATGGGCTATCGAAATATCATAGTTGTTGGTGGTGATGGCACAATGAATGAGACGGTTAATGGAATTTTTACCCAGGCAAAACGCCCAACAGACAGTGTAACCGTTGGTATGATCCCGGTAGGAACCGGAAACGACTGGTGCCGCATGTTTGGAATCCCTGATGATTATCAGGGCGCTATTGATGTTATTAAAAAGGGAATGACTTTTTTACAGGACGTTGCCTGGGTTAAATTTATGCAGGGCGGCTTGGAAAAGAACCGCTATTTTGCAAATATGGCCGGCATGGGTTACGATGCGATGGTAGCCGAAAAAACCAACAAACAAAAAGATGCCGGTAAAGCCGGGCCTTTCTCATACTTCGTCAATATTTTCTCCAGCCTGTTTTCTTTTCAGGAAGCCCAGACCGAAGTGTTTGTTGACGGCCAGGAAGTTTTGAAAGCGCCGGTGTTTACTATGAATGTAGGTGTTTGCAAATACAATGGCGGCGGCATGATGCAACTTCCAAAAGCTATTCCCGACGACGGCAATCTTGATATGACTGTGATTACACAATTAAGTCGTTTCAGGGTTATGCGCAGCGTTCGTAAACTCTATGATGGGTCATTTATTCAATTGCCACAGGTGAAGACGTTTCGCGGTAAATCCATCATTATTGATTCCAAGCCTGAAGTTTACATGGAAGCCGATGGAGAATCGCTTGGCCACAGCCCGTTTAAATTTGGCATTGTGCCAAAAAGCCTCAGGGTTATAGTTGGTAAGGAAATGGAGGTTACGGAGAAACCCACTGACCATGGTCCGCGATTACCGATATAA